One window of Globicephala melas chromosome 5, mGloMel1.2, whole genome shotgun sequence genomic DNA carries:
- the LOC115864516 gene encoding small ribosomal subunit protein uS12-like, which translates to MGKCQGHIARKLCSHHQDQKWHDKQYKKAHLGTALKVSPSGGTSHAKGILLENVRVEAKQVNSAIGKCFRGQLIKRSKKLTAFLPNDGCLNFTAENDEVLVLDLVAKGHAVGDIPGVHFKFVKVANVTLLALCKGKKKKPR; encoded by the coding sequence ATGGGCAAGTGTCAAGGTCATATTGCCAGGAAGCTCTGCAGCCACCATCAGGACCAGAAGTGGCACGATAAGCAGTACAAGAAAGCCCATCTGGGGACAGCCCTGAAGGTCAGCCCCTCAGGAGGCACTTCACATGCAAAGGGAATTTTGCTAGAAAATGTCAGAGTTGAAGCCAAACAGGTAAATTCTGCCATCGGGAAGTGTTTCAGGGGCCAGCTGATCAAGAGGAGCAAGAAACTCACAGCTTTCTTACCCAATGATGGTTGCTTGAACTTTACTGCAGAAAACGATGAAGTTCTGGTGCTGGATTTGGTTGCAAAAGGCCATGCTGTTGGTGACATTCCTGGAGTCCACTTTAAATTTGTCAAAGTAGCCAATGTCACTCTCTTGGCCTTATgcaaaggcaagaagaaaaaacCAAGATGA